One genomic window of Sarcophilus harrisii chromosome X, mSarHar1.11, whole genome shotgun sequence includes the following:
- the LOC100918075 gene encoding phosphatidylinositol-binding clathrin assembly protein-like isoform X2 has protein sequence MSGQSFTDRITAAQHSVTGSAVAKAVCKASTHEMMGPKQKHLDYLIHCTNELNMSIPQLADTLLERTVNSSWIVVFKALITTHHLMMYGNERFMQYLASRNSLFNLSNFLDKSVIQGYDMSTFIRRYSRYLNEKALSYRLVAVDFTKMKRGPDGVMRTMGTDKLLKTLPVIQNQLDVLLDFDAHPNELTNGVISSAFMHLFKDSIRLFAAYNEGIINLLEKYFDMKKNQCKEGLESYKKFLARMAKLSEFLKVAEQVGIDQADIPDLTQAPSSLFEALEQHVASLEGRKTKELLAAYRANNLSNAVSTLSSTEKAHSGVAEKQKKQTLDEEPVEVQCLKERCLKEIPSMTNSASASESPGMIGKNTAASPSADTFAPILPPSTRSYVKCFLTVKNKAPKESSYFRASMSASSLTKVSGDLFNLQPAFVFNSRNAGTTSKMSPSQTWENELPLPAIPVSAPSEILMDFDSVFGTKSLDLESQAADGEFEPKPLPDDASNLSGKTQCPRDMLPVSWWEGEETEAELHKRLHGVLFSASASVMTEVTSYRRQKAGLEARKTSSNTHMNTHTTTCTGLDLDSGATPPASTAPEHKEAALSQHSGSILGSDLDTSLANLMGNLDFGTSPKKSDIQWNQPPEKKMTGGTNWQVKTSTSTTWNPASIASVPQVMPVPMSYPMPTHPLPVYGMVQTPLGAVPLVTSQPLIYAQPGLTTTNPFAPVSGPQSHFM, from the exons ATGTCGGGCCAGTCTTTCACCGACCGGATCACGGCCGCGCAGCACAGCGTCACGGGCTCGGCCGTGGCCAAAGCCGTCTGCAAGGCGAGCACCCACGAAATGATGGGGCCCAAGCAGAAACACCTGGACT ACCTAATTCATTGCACTAACGAGCTGAACATGAGTATACCACAGCTGGCCGACACACTTCTGGAGCGCACAGTCAACAGCAGCTGGATAGTTGTTTTCAAGGCTCTGATCACAACCCACCATCTCATGATGTATGGCAACGAG CGTTTCATGCAGTACCTTGCCTCACGAAACAGTCTGTTCAATTTAAGCAACTTCCTGGATAAAAGCGTCATACAGG GCTATGACATGTCCACCTTCATCAGGCGATACAGCAGATACTTGAATGAAAAAGCCCTTTCCTACAGACTGGTAGCAGTTGACTTCACCAAAATGAAGAGAGG GCCTGATGGAGTCATGAGGACTATGGGTACTGACAAGCTCCTGAAAACCCTCCCGGTTATTCAGAACCAGCTGGATGTTCTGCTTGATTTTGAt GCACATCCCAATGAACTCACAAATGGTGTCATCAGTTCAGCCTTCATGCACCTATTTAAGGATTCCATTAGGCTGTTTGCAGCCTACAATGAAGGGATTATTAACCTGCTTG aaaagtattTTGACATGAAGAAGAACCAATGCAAAGAAGGGCTAGAGAGTTACAAGAAGTTCCTGGCAAGAATGGCCAAATTATCGGAGTTCCTGAAAGTTGCCGAG CAAGTTGGGATTGACCAGGCTGATATTCCCGATCTCACTCAG GCCCCAAGTAGCCTGTTTGAAGCACTGGAACAACACGTGGCTTCTTTGGAAGGTCGCAAGACCAAGGAACTTTTGGCAGCTTACAG AGCAAACAACCTGTCGAATGCTGTATCCACGCTTAGCAGCACTGAGAAGGCTCATAGCGGAGTGGCTGAGAAGCAGAAGAAACAGACTTTGGATGAGGAGCCAGTGGAAGTGCAGTGTTTGAAG gaaagaTGTTTAAAAGAAATTCCATCCATGACTAATTCTGCCTCTGCATCCGAGTCTCCCGGGATGATAGGGAAAAACACCGCTGCTTCTCCCTCTGCTGATACTTTTGCCCCCATCTTGCCTCCATCCACCAG atCCTACGTGAAATGTTTCTTAACAGTTAAGAATAAAGCTCCAAAAGAGTCAAGCTATTTCCGAGCATCCATGTCTGCTTCAAG TCTGACCAAGGTTTCTGGAGATCTATTTAATCTTCAGCCAGCCTTTGTTTTCAACTCACGGAACGCTGGCACTACTTCGAAGATGTCCCCAAGCCAAACGTGGGAAAATG AGCTCCCTCTGCCAGCTATTCCAGTCTCTGCTCCTTCAGAAATTCTTATGGATTTCGACTCAGTGTTTGGAACAAAATCACTGGATTTAGAGAGTCAAGCAGCAGATG GTGAGTTTGAGCCAAAGCCTCTTCCGGATGATGCCTCCAATCTATCTGGGAAAACCCAATGCCCGAGAGACATGCTGCCTGTGTCCtggtgggagggagaggagacagaggCTGAACTTCACAAGCGGTTGCATGGTGTGCTCTTCTCGGCTTCAG CTTCAGTAATGACAGAGGTGACATCATATAGGAGACAGAAAGCTGGGCTGGAGGCCAGGAAGACGTCCTCTAatacacacatgaacacacataCGACCACGTGCACAG GTCTGGACTTAGATAGTGGTGCCACCCCACCAGCATCAACTGCTCCAGAACACAAGGAGGCTGCCCTCAGTCAGCACAGCGGCTCCATCCTCGGGAGCGACTTGGACACCTCCCTCGCCAACCTTATGGGAA ATCTCGACTTTGGAACGAGCCCCAAAAA ATCTGACATCCAGTGGAACCAGCCTCCTGAAAAGAAAATGACGGGTGGAACAAACTGGCAGGTGAAGACAAGCACATCAACCACTTGGAATCCTGCCTCCATCGCTTCTGTTCCACAAGTG
- the LOC100918075 gene encoding phosphatidylinositol-binding clathrin assembly protein-like isoform X3 encodes MSGQSFTDRITAAQHSVTGSAVAKAVCKASTHEMMGPKQKHLDYLIHCTNELNMSIPQLADTLLERTVNSSWIVVFKALITTHHLMMYGNERFMQYLASRNSLFNLSNFLDKSVIQGYDMSTFIRRYSRYLNEKALSYRLVAVDFTKMKRGPDGVMRTMGTDKLLKTLPVIQNQLDVLLDFDAHPNELTNGVISSAFMHLFKDSIRLFAAYNEGIINLLEKYFDMKKNQCKEGLESYKKFLARMAKLSEFLKVAEQVGIDQADIPDLTQAPSSLFEALEQHVASLEGRKTKELLAAYRANNLSNAVSTLSSTEKAHSGVAEKQKKQTLDEEPVEVQCLKERCLKEIPSMTNSASASESPGMIGKNTAASPSADTFAPILPPSTRSYVKCFLTVKNKAPKESSYFRASMSASSLTKVSGDLFNLQPAFVFNSRNAGTTSKMSPSQTWENELPLPAIPVSAPSEILMDFDSVFGTKSLDLESQAADGEFEPKPLPDDASNLSGKTQCPRDMLPVSWWEGEETEAELHKRLHGVLFSASASVMTEVTSYRRQKAGLEARKTSSNTHMNTHTTTCTGLDLDSGATPPASTAPEHKEAALSQHSGSILGSDLDTSLANLMGNLDFGTSPKKSDIQWNQPPEKKMTGGTNWQMPVPMSYPMPTHPLPVYGMVQTPLGAVPLVTSQPLIYAQPGLTTTNPFAPVSGPQAFGTNYTIV; translated from the exons ATGTCGGGCCAGTCTTTCACCGACCGGATCACGGCCGCGCAGCACAGCGTCACGGGCTCGGCCGTGGCCAAAGCCGTCTGCAAGGCGAGCACCCACGAAATGATGGGGCCCAAGCAGAAACACCTGGACT ACCTAATTCATTGCACTAACGAGCTGAACATGAGTATACCACAGCTGGCCGACACACTTCTGGAGCGCACAGTCAACAGCAGCTGGATAGTTGTTTTCAAGGCTCTGATCACAACCCACCATCTCATGATGTATGGCAACGAG CGTTTCATGCAGTACCTTGCCTCACGAAACAGTCTGTTCAATTTAAGCAACTTCCTGGATAAAAGCGTCATACAGG GCTATGACATGTCCACCTTCATCAGGCGATACAGCAGATACTTGAATGAAAAAGCCCTTTCCTACAGACTGGTAGCAGTTGACTTCACCAAAATGAAGAGAGG GCCTGATGGAGTCATGAGGACTATGGGTACTGACAAGCTCCTGAAAACCCTCCCGGTTATTCAGAACCAGCTGGATGTTCTGCTTGATTTTGAt GCACATCCCAATGAACTCACAAATGGTGTCATCAGTTCAGCCTTCATGCACCTATTTAAGGATTCCATTAGGCTGTTTGCAGCCTACAATGAAGGGATTATTAACCTGCTTG aaaagtattTTGACATGAAGAAGAACCAATGCAAAGAAGGGCTAGAGAGTTACAAGAAGTTCCTGGCAAGAATGGCCAAATTATCGGAGTTCCTGAAAGTTGCCGAG CAAGTTGGGATTGACCAGGCTGATATTCCCGATCTCACTCAG GCCCCAAGTAGCCTGTTTGAAGCACTGGAACAACACGTGGCTTCTTTGGAAGGTCGCAAGACCAAGGAACTTTTGGCAGCTTACAG AGCAAACAACCTGTCGAATGCTGTATCCACGCTTAGCAGCACTGAGAAGGCTCATAGCGGAGTGGCTGAGAAGCAGAAGAAACAGACTTTGGATGAGGAGCCAGTGGAAGTGCAGTGTTTGAAG gaaagaTGTTTAAAAGAAATTCCATCCATGACTAATTCTGCCTCTGCATCCGAGTCTCCCGGGATGATAGGGAAAAACACCGCTGCTTCTCCCTCTGCTGATACTTTTGCCCCCATCTTGCCTCCATCCACCAG atCCTACGTGAAATGTTTCTTAACAGTTAAGAATAAAGCTCCAAAAGAGTCAAGCTATTTCCGAGCATCCATGTCTGCTTCAAG TCTGACCAAGGTTTCTGGAGATCTATTTAATCTTCAGCCAGCCTTTGTTTTCAACTCACGGAACGCTGGCACTACTTCGAAGATGTCCCCAAGCCAAACGTGGGAAAATG AGCTCCCTCTGCCAGCTATTCCAGTCTCTGCTCCTTCAGAAATTCTTATGGATTTCGACTCAGTGTTTGGAACAAAATCACTGGATTTAGAGAGTCAAGCAGCAGATG GTGAGTTTGAGCCAAAGCCTCTTCCGGATGATGCCTCCAATCTATCTGGGAAAACCCAATGCCCGAGAGACATGCTGCCTGTGTCCtggtgggagggagaggagacagaggCTGAACTTCACAAGCGGTTGCATGGTGTGCTCTTCTCGGCTTCAG CTTCAGTAATGACAGAGGTGACATCATATAGGAGACAGAAAGCTGGGCTGGAGGCCAGGAAGACGTCCTCTAatacacacatgaacacacataCGACCACGTGCACAG GTCTGGACTTAGATAGTGGTGCCACCCCACCAGCATCAACTGCTCCAGAACACAAGGAGGCTGCCCTCAGTCAGCACAGCGGCTCCATCCTCGGGAGCGACTTGGACACCTCCCTCGCCAACCTTATGGGAA ATCTCGACTTTGGAACGAGCCCCAAAAA ATCTGACATCCAGTGGAACCAGCCTCCTGAAAAGAAAATGACGGGTGGAACAAACTGGCAG
- the LOC100918075 gene encoding phosphatidylinositol-binding clathrin assembly protein-like isoform X6, protein MSGQSFTDRITAAQHSVTGSAVAKAVCKASTHEMMGPKQKHLDYLIHCTNELNMSIPQLADTLLERTVNSSWIVVFKALITTHHLMMYGNERFMQYLASRNSLFNLSNFLDKSVIQGYDMSTFIRRYSRYLNEKALSYRLVAVDFTKMKRGPDGVMRTMGTDKLLKTLPVIQNQLDVLLDFDAHPNELTNGVISSAFMHLFKDSIRLFAAYNEGIINLLEKYFDMKKNQCKEGLESYKKFLARMAKLSEFLKVAEQVGIDQADIPDLTQAPSSLFEALEQHVASLEGRKTKELLAAYRANNLSNAVSTLSSTEKAHSGVAEKQKKQTLDEEPVEVQCLKERCLKEIPSMTNSASASESPGMIGKNTAASPSADTFAPILPPSTRSYVKCFLTVKNKAPKESSYFRASMSASSLTKVSGDLFNLQPAFVFNSRNAGTTSKMSPSQTWENELPLPAIPVSAPSEILMDFDSVFGTKSLDLESQAADGEFEPKPLPDDASNLSGKTQCPRDMLPVSWWEGEETEAELHKRLHGVLFSASASVMTEVTSYRRQKAGLEARKTSSNTHMNTHTTTCTGLDLDSGATPPASTAPEHKEAALSQHSGSILGSDLDTSLANLMGNLDFGTSPKKSDIQWNQPPEKKMTGGTNWQVKTSTSTTWNPASIASVPQVSHFM, encoded by the exons ATGTCGGGCCAGTCTTTCACCGACCGGATCACGGCCGCGCAGCACAGCGTCACGGGCTCGGCCGTGGCCAAAGCCGTCTGCAAGGCGAGCACCCACGAAATGATGGGGCCCAAGCAGAAACACCTGGACT ACCTAATTCATTGCACTAACGAGCTGAACATGAGTATACCACAGCTGGCCGACACACTTCTGGAGCGCACAGTCAACAGCAGCTGGATAGTTGTTTTCAAGGCTCTGATCACAACCCACCATCTCATGATGTATGGCAACGAG CGTTTCATGCAGTACCTTGCCTCACGAAACAGTCTGTTCAATTTAAGCAACTTCCTGGATAAAAGCGTCATACAGG GCTATGACATGTCCACCTTCATCAGGCGATACAGCAGATACTTGAATGAAAAAGCCCTTTCCTACAGACTGGTAGCAGTTGACTTCACCAAAATGAAGAGAGG GCCTGATGGAGTCATGAGGACTATGGGTACTGACAAGCTCCTGAAAACCCTCCCGGTTATTCAGAACCAGCTGGATGTTCTGCTTGATTTTGAt GCACATCCCAATGAACTCACAAATGGTGTCATCAGTTCAGCCTTCATGCACCTATTTAAGGATTCCATTAGGCTGTTTGCAGCCTACAATGAAGGGATTATTAACCTGCTTG aaaagtattTTGACATGAAGAAGAACCAATGCAAAGAAGGGCTAGAGAGTTACAAGAAGTTCCTGGCAAGAATGGCCAAATTATCGGAGTTCCTGAAAGTTGCCGAG CAAGTTGGGATTGACCAGGCTGATATTCCCGATCTCACTCAG GCCCCAAGTAGCCTGTTTGAAGCACTGGAACAACACGTGGCTTCTTTGGAAGGTCGCAAGACCAAGGAACTTTTGGCAGCTTACAG AGCAAACAACCTGTCGAATGCTGTATCCACGCTTAGCAGCACTGAGAAGGCTCATAGCGGAGTGGCTGAGAAGCAGAAGAAACAGACTTTGGATGAGGAGCCAGTGGAAGTGCAGTGTTTGAAG gaaagaTGTTTAAAAGAAATTCCATCCATGACTAATTCTGCCTCTGCATCCGAGTCTCCCGGGATGATAGGGAAAAACACCGCTGCTTCTCCCTCTGCTGATACTTTTGCCCCCATCTTGCCTCCATCCACCAG atCCTACGTGAAATGTTTCTTAACAGTTAAGAATAAAGCTCCAAAAGAGTCAAGCTATTTCCGAGCATCCATGTCTGCTTCAAG TCTGACCAAGGTTTCTGGAGATCTATTTAATCTTCAGCCAGCCTTTGTTTTCAACTCACGGAACGCTGGCACTACTTCGAAGATGTCCCCAAGCCAAACGTGGGAAAATG AGCTCCCTCTGCCAGCTATTCCAGTCTCTGCTCCTTCAGAAATTCTTATGGATTTCGACTCAGTGTTTGGAACAAAATCACTGGATTTAGAGAGTCAAGCAGCAGATG GTGAGTTTGAGCCAAAGCCTCTTCCGGATGATGCCTCCAATCTATCTGGGAAAACCCAATGCCCGAGAGACATGCTGCCTGTGTCCtggtgggagggagaggagacagaggCTGAACTTCACAAGCGGTTGCATGGTGTGCTCTTCTCGGCTTCAG CTTCAGTAATGACAGAGGTGACATCATATAGGAGACAGAAAGCTGGGCTGGAGGCCAGGAAGACGTCCTCTAatacacacatgaacacacataCGACCACGTGCACAG GTCTGGACTTAGATAGTGGTGCCACCCCACCAGCATCAACTGCTCCAGAACACAAGGAGGCTGCCCTCAGTCAGCACAGCGGCTCCATCCTCGGGAGCGACTTGGACACCTCCCTCGCCAACCTTATGGGAA ATCTCGACTTTGGAACGAGCCCCAAAAA ATCTGACATCCAGTGGAACCAGCCTCCTGAAAAGAAAATGACGGGTGGAACAAACTGGCAGGTGAAGACAAGCACATCAACCACTTGGAATCCTGCCTCCATCGCTTCTGTTCCACAAGTG
- the LOC100918075 gene encoding phosphatidylinositol-binding clathrin assembly protein-like isoform X4, which yields MSGQSFTDRITAAQHSVTGSAVAKAVCKASTHEMMGPKQKHLDYLIHCTNELNMSIPQLADTLLERTVNSSWIVVFKALITTHHLMMYGNERFMQYLASRNSLFNLSNFLDKSVIQGYDMSTFIRRYSRYLNEKALSYRLVAVDFTKMKRGPDGVMRTMGTDKLLKTLPVIQNQLDVLLDFDAHPNELTNGVISSAFMHLFKDSIRLFAAYNEGIINLLEKYFDMKKNQCKEGLESYKKFLARMAKLSEFLKVAEQVGIDQADIPDLTQAPSSLFEALEQHVASLEGRKTKELLAAYRANNLSNAVSTLSSTEKAHSGVAEKQKKQTLDEEPVEVQCLKERCLKEIPSMTNSASASESPGMIGKNTAASPSADTFAPILPPSTSLTKVSGDLFNLQPAFVFNSRNAGTTSKMSPSQTWENELPLPAIPVSAPSEILMDFDSVFGTKSLDLESQAADGEFEPKPLPDDASNLSGKTQCPRDMLPVSWWEGEETEAELHKRLHGVLFSASASVMTEVTSYRRQKAGLEARKTSSNTHMNTHTTTCTGLDLDSGATPPASTAPEHKEAALSQHSGSILGSDLDTSLANLMGNLDFGTSPKKSDIQWNQPPEKKMTGGTNWQVKTSTSTTWNPASIASVPQVMPVPMSYPMPTHPLPVYGMVQTPLGAVPLVTSQPLIYAQPGLTTTNPFAPVSGPQAFGTNYTIV from the exons ATGTCGGGCCAGTCTTTCACCGACCGGATCACGGCCGCGCAGCACAGCGTCACGGGCTCGGCCGTGGCCAAAGCCGTCTGCAAGGCGAGCACCCACGAAATGATGGGGCCCAAGCAGAAACACCTGGACT ACCTAATTCATTGCACTAACGAGCTGAACATGAGTATACCACAGCTGGCCGACACACTTCTGGAGCGCACAGTCAACAGCAGCTGGATAGTTGTTTTCAAGGCTCTGATCACAACCCACCATCTCATGATGTATGGCAACGAG CGTTTCATGCAGTACCTTGCCTCACGAAACAGTCTGTTCAATTTAAGCAACTTCCTGGATAAAAGCGTCATACAGG GCTATGACATGTCCACCTTCATCAGGCGATACAGCAGATACTTGAATGAAAAAGCCCTTTCCTACAGACTGGTAGCAGTTGACTTCACCAAAATGAAGAGAGG GCCTGATGGAGTCATGAGGACTATGGGTACTGACAAGCTCCTGAAAACCCTCCCGGTTATTCAGAACCAGCTGGATGTTCTGCTTGATTTTGAt GCACATCCCAATGAACTCACAAATGGTGTCATCAGTTCAGCCTTCATGCACCTATTTAAGGATTCCATTAGGCTGTTTGCAGCCTACAATGAAGGGATTATTAACCTGCTTG aaaagtattTTGACATGAAGAAGAACCAATGCAAAGAAGGGCTAGAGAGTTACAAGAAGTTCCTGGCAAGAATGGCCAAATTATCGGAGTTCCTGAAAGTTGCCGAG CAAGTTGGGATTGACCAGGCTGATATTCCCGATCTCACTCAG GCCCCAAGTAGCCTGTTTGAAGCACTGGAACAACACGTGGCTTCTTTGGAAGGTCGCAAGACCAAGGAACTTTTGGCAGCTTACAG AGCAAACAACCTGTCGAATGCTGTATCCACGCTTAGCAGCACTGAGAAGGCTCATAGCGGAGTGGCTGAGAAGCAGAAGAAACAGACTTTGGATGAGGAGCCAGTGGAAGTGCAGTGTTTGAAG gaaagaTGTTTAAAAGAAATTCCATCCATGACTAATTCTGCCTCTGCATCCGAGTCTCCCGGGATGATAGGGAAAAACACCGCTGCTTCTCCCTCTGCTGATACTTTTGCCCCCATCTTGCCTCCATCCACCAG TCTGACCAAGGTTTCTGGAGATCTATTTAATCTTCAGCCAGCCTTTGTTTTCAACTCACGGAACGCTGGCACTACTTCGAAGATGTCCCCAAGCCAAACGTGGGAAAATG AGCTCCCTCTGCCAGCTATTCCAGTCTCTGCTCCTTCAGAAATTCTTATGGATTTCGACTCAGTGTTTGGAACAAAATCACTGGATTTAGAGAGTCAAGCAGCAGATG GTGAGTTTGAGCCAAAGCCTCTTCCGGATGATGCCTCCAATCTATCTGGGAAAACCCAATGCCCGAGAGACATGCTGCCTGTGTCCtggtgggagggagaggagacagaggCTGAACTTCACAAGCGGTTGCATGGTGTGCTCTTCTCGGCTTCAG CTTCAGTAATGACAGAGGTGACATCATATAGGAGACAGAAAGCTGGGCTGGAGGCCAGGAAGACGTCCTCTAatacacacatgaacacacataCGACCACGTGCACAG GTCTGGACTTAGATAGTGGTGCCACCCCACCAGCATCAACTGCTCCAGAACACAAGGAGGCTGCCCTCAGTCAGCACAGCGGCTCCATCCTCGGGAGCGACTTGGACACCTCCCTCGCCAACCTTATGGGAA ATCTCGACTTTGGAACGAGCCCCAAAAA ATCTGACATCCAGTGGAACCAGCCTCCTGAAAAGAAAATGACGGGTGGAACAAACTGGCAGGTGAAGACAAGCACATCAACCACTTGGAATCCTGCCTCCATCGCTTCTGTTCCACAAGTG
- the LOC100918075 gene encoding phosphatidylinositol-binding clathrin assembly protein-like isoform X1, whose product MSGQSFTDRITAAQHSVTGSAVAKAVCKASTHEMMGPKQKHLDYLIHCTNELNMSIPQLADTLLERTVNSSWIVVFKALITTHHLMMYGNERFMQYLASRNSLFNLSNFLDKSVIQGYDMSTFIRRYSRYLNEKALSYRLVAVDFTKMKRGPDGVMRTMGTDKLLKTLPVIQNQLDVLLDFDAHPNELTNGVISSAFMHLFKDSIRLFAAYNEGIINLLEKYFDMKKNQCKEGLESYKKFLARMAKLSEFLKVAEQVGIDQADIPDLTQAPSSLFEALEQHVASLEGRKTKELLAAYRANNLSNAVSTLSSTEKAHSGVAEKQKKQTLDEEPVEVQCLKERCLKEIPSMTNSASASESPGMIGKNTAASPSADTFAPILPPSTRSYVKCFLTVKNKAPKESSYFRASMSASSLTKVSGDLFNLQPAFVFNSRNAGTTSKMSPSQTWENELPLPAIPVSAPSEILMDFDSVFGTKSLDLESQAADGEFEPKPLPDDASNLSGKTQCPRDMLPVSWWEGEETEAELHKRLHGVLFSASASVMTEVTSYRRQKAGLEARKTSSNTHMNTHTTTCTGLDLDSGATPPASTAPEHKEAALSQHSGSILGSDLDTSLANLMGNLDFGTSPKKSDIQWNQPPEKKMTGGTNWQVKTSTSTTWNPASIASVPQVMPVPMSYPMPTHPLPVYGMVQTPLGAVPLVTSQPLIYAQPGLTTTNPFAPVSGPQAFGTNYTIV is encoded by the exons ATGTCGGGCCAGTCTTTCACCGACCGGATCACGGCCGCGCAGCACAGCGTCACGGGCTCGGCCGTGGCCAAAGCCGTCTGCAAGGCGAGCACCCACGAAATGATGGGGCCCAAGCAGAAACACCTGGACT ACCTAATTCATTGCACTAACGAGCTGAACATGAGTATACCACAGCTGGCCGACACACTTCTGGAGCGCACAGTCAACAGCAGCTGGATAGTTGTTTTCAAGGCTCTGATCACAACCCACCATCTCATGATGTATGGCAACGAG CGTTTCATGCAGTACCTTGCCTCACGAAACAGTCTGTTCAATTTAAGCAACTTCCTGGATAAAAGCGTCATACAGG GCTATGACATGTCCACCTTCATCAGGCGATACAGCAGATACTTGAATGAAAAAGCCCTTTCCTACAGACTGGTAGCAGTTGACTTCACCAAAATGAAGAGAGG GCCTGATGGAGTCATGAGGACTATGGGTACTGACAAGCTCCTGAAAACCCTCCCGGTTATTCAGAACCAGCTGGATGTTCTGCTTGATTTTGAt GCACATCCCAATGAACTCACAAATGGTGTCATCAGTTCAGCCTTCATGCACCTATTTAAGGATTCCATTAGGCTGTTTGCAGCCTACAATGAAGGGATTATTAACCTGCTTG aaaagtattTTGACATGAAGAAGAACCAATGCAAAGAAGGGCTAGAGAGTTACAAGAAGTTCCTGGCAAGAATGGCCAAATTATCGGAGTTCCTGAAAGTTGCCGAG CAAGTTGGGATTGACCAGGCTGATATTCCCGATCTCACTCAG GCCCCAAGTAGCCTGTTTGAAGCACTGGAACAACACGTGGCTTCTTTGGAAGGTCGCAAGACCAAGGAACTTTTGGCAGCTTACAG AGCAAACAACCTGTCGAATGCTGTATCCACGCTTAGCAGCACTGAGAAGGCTCATAGCGGAGTGGCTGAGAAGCAGAAGAAACAGACTTTGGATGAGGAGCCAGTGGAAGTGCAGTGTTTGAAG gaaagaTGTTTAAAAGAAATTCCATCCATGACTAATTCTGCCTCTGCATCCGAGTCTCCCGGGATGATAGGGAAAAACACCGCTGCTTCTCCCTCTGCTGATACTTTTGCCCCCATCTTGCCTCCATCCACCAG atCCTACGTGAAATGTTTCTTAACAGTTAAGAATAAAGCTCCAAAAGAGTCAAGCTATTTCCGAGCATCCATGTCTGCTTCAAG TCTGACCAAGGTTTCTGGAGATCTATTTAATCTTCAGCCAGCCTTTGTTTTCAACTCACGGAACGCTGGCACTACTTCGAAGATGTCCCCAAGCCAAACGTGGGAAAATG AGCTCCCTCTGCCAGCTATTCCAGTCTCTGCTCCTTCAGAAATTCTTATGGATTTCGACTCAGTGTTTGGAACAAAATCACTGGATTTAGAGAGTCAAGCAGCAGATG GTGAGTTTGAGCCAAAGCCTCTTCCGGATGATGCCTCCAATCTATCTGGGAAAACCCAATGCCCGAGAGACATGCTGCCTGTGTCCtggtgggagggagaggagacagaggCTGAACTTCACAAGCGGTTGCATGGTGTGCTCTTCTCGGCTTCAG CTTCAGTAATGACAGAGGTGACATCATATAGGAGACAGAAAGCTGGGCTGGAGGCCAGGAAGACGTCCTCTAatacacacatgaacacacataCGACCACGTGCACAG GTCTGGACTTAGATAGTGGTGCCACCCCACCAGCATCAACTGCTCCAGAACACAAGGAGGCTGCCCTCAGTCAGCACAGCGGCTCCATCCTCGGGAGCGACTTGGACACCTCCCTCGCCAACCTTATGGGAA ATCTCGACTTTGGAACGAGCCCCAAAAA ATCTGACATCCAGTGGAACCAGCCTCCTGAAAAGAAAATGACGGGTGGAACAAACTGGCAGGTGAAGACAAGCACATCAACCACTTGGAATCCTGCCTCCATCGCTTCTGTTCCACAAGTG